In the Telopea speciosissima isolate NSW1024214 ecotype Mountain lineage chromosome 6, Tspe_v1, whole genome shotgun sequence genome, TTACTAGAATAAATGGTATATGAATCAGAATAACGgaacgtaccagtcatgtggttagTGGCACAAGAGTTAATGACCCAAAACTGGGTTGTAgtggaagctgaggtggagacctgtaaaactgatgatgaagaagagttGGCATTGTAGGTGTAGGAGATGTGCTCAGCTATGACATAACCCTATGAAACACTGCATTGACCAAAGTGGAATCATCCTCTGTAGTAGGTGGGTACTTCCtagcatctgcctcagtcatTGAGCTCCCCCTCTATGGCCACCACGAGTACCACTAGCACCACCTCTTGtaccaggaggacgaccatgaagagtccaacacctatccttggtatgTCTAGATCTCCTataatgatcacatttaaacctgtctctACCACCTCCACTAGCACTACCTGTCTCTACTACTTTGTCTTCCCCATGGTTAGGCCTTTGGCCTCTACCATCTCCAAGGGTGTCCCGgaaagaactagaattgagagttgacctctcaagagatgatgctggtgttggttccatagcaacacgctgagtctcctcactctgtaagcaGCTACAGACCTCatcaagagatggaaagggGGATCAACCTAAAATCTAGAGCCTGATTGGTTCATAATTGGGGTTCAAGCCACCAAGTAAAATGAAGACACACTCCTTTTCAAGAGTGCGATACACCTTCGTTTCATCCTCTGGGTTAGTCAATTAAAGATACatgtagtggtcatactcctctaATAGACTAATATAAACATTATAGTACTCAAAAATGGTTCTATCACCTTGCCtcattgtaataattttatggagaagctgatagaccttggcagagttaCCCATCTTTTtgcataaaccttctcccaatctcaggcttcatggagaagattagTCATGTCATGACTGTGGAATTTTTGGTCTCCTATTTCTCATAGACAGGAGAGCCAGGCTCTGGGACTATAATAGTACCAATAAATTCCCAAGTTTCCCTTGCTCCTAAGGAAAAGTTTCACTGAGTGTGACCAGTCTAAGTAGTTAGTGTTATCAAGCTTCACAATGGAGATCTTTGGATGTGGGTTCTCATAAACAAACTGAGGGACTGTTGGAGTGGGCTATGAATCAACCGAACCAAGTAAAGAGGTATCTAAAACAACCATATTGTAGGGAAAATAGCACTTGACCATAAGCAAGAGTACCAAAACCAAgtgggagtacacactcaacccaaatatggAACCCAACACAAGAACCGAATTCCAGCAAGGGAGAAAATAAGTACAACCTCGATAACACTTCACCCTAACACTCTCCAAAGAGTAACATCAACTTAAACAATCTCAAAGACTTCACACAAGCTATTCATAATCATTTCTCAACCAAGAGAGCAACATAGTGCAttccaaatgcaagaaaaaaagaaactagGCATTAGAAACTAGGCATTCTCGGTTTTACCTAGACAGGAAATGAGATCCCACGAAAATGGGTTATGCTCAAACAGGTCCATTAATCAGCAAGAAGGGACATATGAGGCATAATAGGcacccttgggcgattctagtGGCCCATTCCAAGACTTAAACACATGCCGAGAGAGAGAAACACatgccgagagagagagacagagacagagacagagacaggGCCTGCAACTTGAAGGTGGCGGTAATCCTAACAGCAGCTTGGTGAGTTTCAAATCTTCAAGGGAGCTTCAACACAGCTCAAGTAGCATCTTCAAACCTCTAAATAGGCTATGTAGAATCTGTTTCATACTTCTTCAACAAGTTTTTATATAGGAATCTCctccttgaaatcctttgtACCCTAGgattcaaaagagaaaaaaagaataagagcAAGAGGCtgaatacgactctcaaacGTAAAGCTCTGATTCCAAGTTAAATTTTAGGTTAGGAatgcaagagaaggagaagaggttgaaggaggaagaggaaggagacaagagagaagaagagaggatatTTCAGTGGTAATATCTTGTGTGAGAGATTTCTcaacacacctatattacttcattgaTAATAAGAGAaatattacatccacctccctagggaggttaaaaagaataaaaaataggaaatacataataagacaactagacaaaaggctagttcctaaactacccttattacataacttCTAACAACTCCGACACAAACACCCGATTAAATCAATGcaatttaatttattattaaacTATATATGTTGGCAAATGTGCACGTGCTACTTTATCAAGAATCTCCTCCAATTGCATTCTTCAATGAAAAGCTAAATATGACTCATAAACAACGGTCAACTTATGATTGAGCTTTATGCCATCATTCAACTCATCCTCTACTATGATCATCAAGCATTGAAGTACATCAACATTTTAGCTCACACCAATCGAATGATGACTATGAATTGACTTTTCTTGTTGATTCACATTCATCTTGAAGCAGAAGCTTggcatacaaaaaaaaaaaagtagcagTTGCTCTTAGTTAATGTGTCTCTTTGCTGGTCACCCTTCACAATTAGACAATTGGCTTTGAGTCTCACAAGGAACTTTATGCAACAGGtggatattttcaaaaagattGGGAGCAAATCTAATATGGACACGTAGCCGTTATATGCTGATGGATATCTATCTATCCATTGGTACGAGGCTGTGCGTTCCCCCAGTTCATTGCTAGAGATATCGAATACTAGAGACATACACATATAGTGATGGATTAACTGGCCATTTGGGGCATGAAAAGACCATAGTTTGGATGGGGAAATACTACTATTGGCCTCAGCTTCGTCAAGATGACAGGAAAATCATGCAGAAGTGTTATGTTTTCCAAGCTTCGAAGGACCAATCTCAAAAAATGGTTTTGTACATATTGGTTAATAATGTTCATAGGGTTCCTTGGGAAGACATCACTATGGACTTTGTGTTGGAGTTGTCATGTACCGTATCTCAGGTGGACTTATTGCATGTCATCGTGAATTGGTTTTCAAAAATGCTCATTTCATAGTATGTTGTATGACCTCAGATTCTTAACGAGTGACCAATTTGTTCTTTTGGGAGATTTTTCATCTTTTGTGGCATCCCAAAAACTTTTATGTTTGACAGAGACCAAATTCTTGAGTCACTTTAGGAAGATGTTATGGAGGAGATTGATTCTGAGTTGCAGTACATTAGTACAACACATCCAGAGACTTAGCCAAATGGAAGTGGTAATTATATTTGGCAATCTGATTCGTTGTATAATTCGAAACAAACCAAAACAGTTTGACAATGTCTACCTACATGAATCAGTAGCACgagaggggggagagggggagaaaaaggaaagggagCACCTTTATGCTTATACTAGCAAGGCACCAACCAACTGAACAAGTAGTTGTCTTCATAAAATCAATGACGGAGGATTCATTGATAACATCAATTCAGCTTTTTACCACCCTTACTGGGAATCCAAACTATATCACTATGGCATTAGGGTGGTCCATGAAATATGGTATCAACCCAAAAGGTTTTTTCATATTATTCAACTCAAATCAATAACAGTGGACATTTATCTTTCCCCTGCCAAAGTAGCTAACATGGCAGAATTTATCGACGCATGATTAAgcttgaaataaaagaaattcagTGCACTACACCTTTTTGTTGGAGGGACaacaaataaattttcattAAGCTATAAAGGAAATATGTACATTGGAAATGGTGTACAAGAGGGTTCACCAGAGAAGAAACGTGTACAAAATGAAGAATAAATAAAGCACCAAAAGAAATGTTAGATCTTTCTCCAAAATCAGATCTTAAAGCAAAAGCCTGAACTCCTTTAGACACGACAATATTGCTTAATTGTAATACAGTAGTTGCAATTTGTTCTTTTCCCATCAGAAACTCTGGTTTCACTCCAATCAGATCTTCACAGAATAACCTGAGGAACCATCTTCCAAAGGGTACTTTCTAAATAAATTCTGAGCCCCAAAAGAAAAGCATCACTGTATCTCCAGGGAAAAGAGCATGTTCAGATAACTGAAGCAATGTCACAAGAGATTAAGTGACTTCTACCTTATACTCTTGTATCAGTCACAAATCAATTTAACATCGCTTACCACATTTCTAGAGCTAACATATGACCTCAAAACGTCCCAGCTGTAAACTTTCATTGCGAAGAATGAGTCCATCTTTACCAACAAAATGTCCAGGAATGCATCTTGCATCAGGCAATACATACATGTTACCAGGACTGACTAGATTTGCAGGAAAGATGGGATTGTAGAGTTCAGGAAGATTTCTCATGCATGAATGAACAGTTTTAGGGAGTTTCTGTAACATTAAGAAAATACCATAATGTGGAAGGTATATTGTTCCCACTCATATAATTGAGGATGTTGCACTGTTGGAGACTTGCAGGTTGCAGGATCCCATTCATTCACGATGCCTGTCTTAGTTTGAACTATAAGGGGGCAAAGATGCATGACATTTCTGAGTGAATACTGAAAGAGGAGAGTGCAATACAAAGCACTTTTATATTGTTATAAatccttctttttccctataactGTTGGGACACCATAACATACTGGAGAGGCCCCAATCAAGAAAGGCAGTGTGCAAGCCTCTCGAGCCTGGCTCATGAAAGATCCAATCTTTGGTCTAGGACCAGAACAGTTTTTGCATGTTTTACTACTGGAGGCCTCCTCTAAATTCTTCCTTGAAACCTTCTTTGCTTTACTCCTACTTTTGCTTATGTCCATGGATCCAAATTCTTTCACCAGTAGATTGCAGTGGGAACAACCAATGGAAGTAGACCTTTCCTGCAACCAAGCATCAAGCATTGCCTTCCCAAATCTGTCAATATCCTTGTCTGTGACTTCCCACAGATTGGCAACTATAACAGGAGAACCAGCTAACAAATACCAGATAGGAGCACCTTCTGGAGCATAACATCCCATGAGAGATATAGATCCACTACTGCACCCCATTAGAAGAGTAGCTGCACAGTTATCGAGTTTCTGAATTTCATTGCCAGGTATATACTGTGTCCCTGCACCACCACATGCACACCTCCATTAACTAATTCTAGATCAAGGAACTAAAGAAATTGTAGGTTGTGCCATAAACAGTGCAAGGGTCAATAACATTGTAGGGCAAAAGCAGCAGAAACAGTGAACAAAATAGTTGTGACACTGATAAGAACAGATAAATAGTTGAGTCAAGCATACCGCTTCCATGTCCAAAGTATATAAAAAGGTCATGGCATTTTAAAGCCATGGCCAACTCTTCAGTTGTGGGAGGCATTCCAACTTTTCCCTGCATCGTAAATCATTGAAATATTTTTAAGACCAAACGAAGTGTAAACAGGGGAAATCTTAATTGCATATGATACCTCATAAACATCAGACTCTCTGAATTCTGCCTAAAGGTTGGGTGACCTAACTGTAAGGTTCTTAGATTGGTTGTCCAAATCCATTTCTAGCAACTCTGGGTTGTCTATATGTtattctcctcttcttcataCTCACTCTCGCGGTGCAATGCATGCCCAGAAGAGTGCTTCTTCCTTGTACAGGGGATGCAGGAGTTATTGGgttgaacaaaaagaaaaggtatGTGATCCCTCTTGGGCCAACATATGGGAAGCCATTTTGAATACTCCCAGCCAATCTGATAATATAAATCTCATCGCTGGACAGTTCACCTAGCAAACCAGTCAAGCACACATgcagcacacacacacacacacacacacacacacacacacagaggagATGTTCCAGCACTCCAACCTTGATCAGGTATTTTTTATTACATGCGCACATACATGCTTGCAGTGCTCTACAGAGACACTTGTCTTACTAATCAAGTTTTTTATTGTCTACCTGATCCACTTCTTTACATTTCCTGATTTTCTGGGAAGCAAGCAAGAATTACCTCAAACTTCTGATTTCTAAACCAGCCCTCAAAATCAGCCTGTGTGTGGATGAGATCACCACTTGGGTTCAGCAAATAGAATGCATCCAGAGGATCTATCAATGGAAAAGGACTTGCAACCTTCTGAACTTGCTCTTCACGGTGGTCACTTGTTTTGAGTATTGCATAGATGCCAGCCACAGAAGGCATGCGATAAACTTCTTGTTGTCTTAATATTGGCATACTCTCCCATGGAAGCATCTGTTTTCAGTCATCAGTCAATGAGCTGTCTTGGAAGAAactaaactaggaaaaagaaacatatgACACATGCATAGGCacaccaaaacaaaaacaaaaaaaagatatcGCTCTTTCCTCAGTAATCTATATTTGGTTGTAGTGCAAGATTATGCCAACCAGTAGTGCAGCTATTATCTGTTTGGCTTAGTGGGGTTTAGCATTGGCTCGGTACATCCCACTTTGGTCATCATTAGAACTCTCTTGTTTTGTCTTTGCCAGATAAATGCGAAAAAAATTGTATACTTTCCATATGGGTTAATAACTTACCAGGCAatcaaatgaaaaataaatgaaatttaCATCTAAAAACTTTCAGATGATAGAGATATCCTCCAACAACAAGAATTATTAGAATTGACATCTTTAGGGGCCAATGCTTGGTGCAATGGTGAAAATCTTGAGTAGCCATGTGAAACACAGGATTGAGTCTGAGCCCTGAGGATGGCCCCTTTGGGCAAAAATTACAAAGGTTAAGACCATTTTCAGTCTACTCTTCCCAGGACCCTGTGAAAGCAGGACTTGCATCAGGTTGCACTCTCCTCAcccatcccaaaaaaataagtttttttttttgaaaaaaattcttttaattagAACCAAATAGCTGTCAGCAACTTGAGTGATAATTTCACAACAGCAGAAAAAACATATTCTGATAAATTAAGGCACATTCTGCCGCAAAgtctactttttattttttttaaatctttgggTGTAGGTACGGTAACATGAAGTGGTAATTCCAGCATTTAGGTCCGTCAAATATAAAAGATGATCTTGTCATGAAAAATAGCTCCAGGTTGAAGTTCATGGATGGATAATAGATTAAAGATTCGTAAGTCTCTATTAAGTTAATGGATACCAATCCTTAGGGGATGCAGTCAATGATCAAAATTATACAGTGGATATCCTTTGCATTAATATAAGAGTTTATTATGTAGGGGAAATTGCCAGATCTGCTagagaaaaatattaattacaaCTTAAGTAGGttaaaattatgttttacatctactagttttgattttgaaaatatttactttATCCCCAAGGTTATTAATTGCTCATGGGttctaataaaaaaacaaaattgaacttcCCAAAGTaccctaatattttttttctctttttttttttttcctattctttCATTTTTAATCACATGTGGGACCCGccctctcctcttcctcctcctctgtgGAAGGCTGCTGCAAACTTGCACTTCAACCAGACCTGCGATGATAACGAACTCAAGGAGAAAATCAGAGGGTATGAAGTCAGCCAAGGTGAAATCCATAGAAGAATCAAGGGTTTCCATCGTCATCTTCTCCAACAACTATGCTTCTTCAAGTTGGTGCCTTGATGAGCTGGTGAAGACGATGGATTTCAGGAGAAAAATAGGTTGGACTGTTCTTACTGTTTTCTATGATGTGGATCCCTCTGATGTTAGGAAGCAGAGTTGGAGCTTAGCAGAGGCATTCGCTTGACACGAAGAGTGATTCAAGGAAGAGATGGATAGAGTGGATAATTGGAGGAGAGCTCTTACAGAAGTGGGAAATTTGTCGGGTTGGCATCTTCAAAATGTGTTCAAAAAGTAATCTTTTTACCCATTCTGGACTTTAATtctgaatttctttttattctgaTTTTCCTCTTAATTCTTGGATGATCCAATGATACAACAAGCCAAAAGACAGAAAATtccctgaaaaaaaaatgagggacATTCGGAAGTTCCTAAATTTTGtctttatttcaaattttctttttaattattttattcttaccaCAGAAGAAAATGATCTTTCGTTTCAGCTGAAACAGGATTAAAAGGTTCTGATCTGGGGAGAAAATGGTGCGGCAccaatggaagatagatttgtTTTAGGTAAAATCACAGTCAACGATGGAACCTCCTGAATCATTCGAACCCTTTCTCCCTCCAAGTAAACTTGGAGCAACAGCCCAGATTTTTAGAATGGCAGAGAGAAATTGAAGCACCATAGCTGGGGTTTAGTGCTTAATAGCTAAGCACAAGAAGAGATAGCAGGTCTGATTGGAGTGTAAGGTTGCAGCGGCCTTCcacggaggaggaggaggaggaggaggaggaagaagaggagggggtgggtcccacatgtgataaaaaaaaaatgaaagaattaaaagaaaaaaaaaaaaagagaagataaaatattggggtattttgggaagttcaattttgttttgttcttggcttggggattaagtaaatattttcaaaaccaaaactagtGGATGTAAAACATATTTTTAACCTACTTAGGttgtaattaatatttttatctagtagatctcGGCAATTTCCCCTATTATGTAAACCTCTAAAATTTTGTAAGTTCATCACTAGAGCTACTAGACTACAGTATAAATTACAATCCAGAAGAAAGCTAATAGAGAAGATTTAAAAAGAAATCCTAGACAACTCAATATACCAAAAATCATTGCAAATTCTTTCCTAGGATTAAGAAAAATCATTTAGACTAAGATTCCAGTATTTGCAACTCATTTCCTAAAATAAATGTAACTCGTCTTTTGTCCATCTTTCTTGCAAAAATTTCTTTTAAGCTTCCCTATTCTTGTAAATGCTGTGTTCTATAATTTATGaataccaacaacaacaacaacaacaaacacagccttatcccaacttaatggggtcagctacactAATGAATAcataatattttatttggtataaGAGAGCATACATGACATTTTAACAGTTTACATTGCCATTTGATTTCTAGGAGTCCATATAAAGTATAGAAGTGCAGTATTTCACACCTGTACCGGGGTTTGGCCCTGCCTCTTTCTATTACAAAGAGGGTTGCCAAGTATTCAAATAAAAACATATAAGCATCAACTACTAAAAACTTGCAGTCAATAACATGTTTTAACTTGGAATCAGAAGCATTCCTAAGTGAGTACTCACCACTCCTATTCTGCACTGAAAATATTTCAACATCCAGCACAGTAATTGTTCCAAAAAAGCAATAATATTGGAATTAAAGGTGAGGATGAATCAACAAAATATAAGAGGATGGAAAATCAAAGACCCACCTGCACCTCAGAATCTAGCACCAAAATTATTGGTTCTCTACCGCTACATTCTTCCTCAACCTCGATTGCTGCCTCAAGTATTAGCTGGCGAGTTAACCCAGGCATATTTTTAAATTCAGCAGTGGTAACAGACAAGGAACCAGGTACTTCCTCTCCACAACATCCACCCCTACCAAAGTAGCCATTGTATAGGAGTAACTGAGAAACACATGCTTCTGTTTCAGAGACACACCCAGCACCCCCAAGAATAACTCTTAGAAGATTCTCATGTAAATCAAATTCACATTTATGTTTCAGATCATCCATTAGCTTATTAAGCACTGAATCCAAGTGTTTGCAGTCTACGCGTTCCCCCAAAAGCAAGCATTTCCAGGGGCCTAGCCACATATCTTCTATATCCCTGAATGTATTAGTCCCATGACATTTAATCAGAAGCAAAATAACTCAAATCTACCAAAAAGGTCTAATCAAATTCAGGCCCCATAACTAGTAGTATAgcctgatgtgaatatgtggaTCATTTAAACAAACAGTAATTAAACAATCAAAGAGCTATTGCAGGTTAATTACCACTGCTGAAGTATGTCTACAGACTAAGAGATATATCTATTAATATATCATGGACTTGCCATGATAACTTGAAGATTCATCCATGTGTGCTTTGCCAAATGACAAGGCACGCGCACGCACATGGACACGCACAAAGGGAGAGCGAAAAGAAGAATTTACCTCAAGAATTGACCAAGGCAAGAATCAAGCTTCCTTCTACGTGTCCACCAGAGCAACCTGTTTTCTTGCGTATCTTTGGGAGGAGAAATGGTTGACAGGTAATTCCCCTCCAGTATCACTTTGAACGCAGGGGCTACATCATCCACCACAGTGTAGTCCCACGGACAGTGCCATGTTTTACTTGAGTTATTGCACTCAGGCATGGACCGAATGTTAGAAAGTGCATCATCATCCAGAGTTGCTGATGGAATTAGAAAGATATATTAGAACACCTCATATGTGTTTACTCACAAACACGTATATAGATATGCAggactgtgtgtgtgtgtatgtgaaaACACAAGTGACAAAGAGGCAACTACTAAAAGTTGGTTATGCCTTGCAAAAGGAAATTACTTTCAATGCATGGGAGTAACCTCTTTGTTAGAACGCTGCCAGATGTAATTTTATGCTACCATCCTAGCAACTAAAGAAATGAAGTTTATTTTCTAGAAGGTTACTTGATGTAGTTCTGTGATGGCAATCTGTTAACTAAAGAAATGTTTTCTAGCAACTACTCAAATACAGCAATCAGATATCACAAGGAGTAGATTGTATCATAGTTTATACTGAAATTTTAGAAATATTGCATAATAGTAAAATTCCCTTGTATTAGTTCAAACTGAGATTTCATATAGGGAAGAGAAACACGGAAAAATGTATGAGAAGAAAAGGTGAATACTAAGTGAGAAGAGAAATAGGAATGTCCGTCATAGACTCCCTCTCCTCTATATGGTATTGTTAAGAGATGTATACCACAAGGGTATTCTTGTAATACCTTTGCTTATTAGGTATAATGTGTACTACATTAGTTATAGGGCACTATTATAATTATGTAGTTTACTTTCATTATAATGTAAGGCATAGCTACCAATTAGGGTTTATCGACAATCTCTCCAATCAATAGTTATAAAGAGGTCTACCACTGGTTACTGTACATTTATTGGTGGTAACGTACTGTAACTGATTAGGTTGATTGACATTCTCTCCAATCAATATCACCGTGATGCTGTGATGACAAAGTTGATCTCCACTCCGTTTGTTAGCTCTGGTCAACAGCTTGGTGAACTATTTACTAAAGccttatttaaaaatctgattctTTAGGAGTGTTCCAAGCTAGGCATAATGTAGAAGTCAGTTCAACTAAGAACAattctacagtaggatcgatgataggcCAACAGTAGGTTCCAGCAACAACGATCTCTAGTTGAATGATGAACAAATCAGTAGTATTTTCCAGTTTATAGATCTTCTAACTAGCAACAATAATGAAGCTTCGATTGTATCTTAGATGAAGATTACTTCACAGCACAGTATAATAGAAAGtaagaacaaaacagaaaaatagcaaagggtaggaagaagagagaaggatagAAGGAGTGGGCTTGGGAtagatggctatctcagccttgggccTCTCTCCCACAGCTATCTTAGCTGTTGAAACAATGATCCCCCTCTCAGATCTCAAGCAAGCACACTGCAACTTCATTGATTTATACTGTAGAATAATACAACTGATGGCCCCATTATATAGATTGGGCCAGGCttctcaaaaatagaaagttgaaaattagaaacttacaaccaaaaaggaaagaacacaGAATTAGAAAGTGCTCCAAATAGGAAACTACTTGCCTAACAAGGACTTACTAAAACAAAGACTTGCTAAAACTAACTTGGTTGCTTACTGAGCAATCAACATAGGAAAAGCAAATCAGTCTTCTAGAAGTTTCCCACACAAGGCAGTatggctgtgacactgttcacgtgaacagcaccatgtgaacagtaactcttAAACAGTACCTTTTactggtttctattttggttcctctcttcttcatgctttgatctacatcaaggCATGGGTGATATTTATGCCCCAGATTGAAAGGGAGTGTTAAGAGATGTGTACCGAGGGGTATTCTTCTAATACCCTCGCTTATTAGTTATAATGTGTAGTACATTAGTTATAAGGTTTGTATTGTAATAAAGGTCGGTTGGGCCAAGCAGAGGACACAAGGGCCTGGCGGAGGTCAGCAGGGTCAGGCATAGGTCAGCAGGGGTAAACATAGTGCAACATGCCTCAAGGCATGTTTAGTCGACCATGCTTGGCCGAGCGAGGGAGGCCGAAGTCTCGGTTACGTGTGGGGTCGTCTAACCTTCTGGCAGTGAATTTGAGAAAGAATACCCAAAAGTATTGGGtgctgataccaagttgagaagcGAAGAttagagaatgatttggcttgtctaTGTATGACAGAGGCCTTTCTGATTTATAGAAAGGATTAGGATAACAACGGTATAAATATGGAATGTAGTACAACTCCATACATGATATGGAGTACAAGGCTAGGTTGTAAATAGATCAATTAGATTAACCCCTTAAAAAATTAAACAGTTCGATTTGATGCCAATTCCTACTCAAAATTCTCCAAAGGGTTATTTAGTCATTTAAACTTTTTGTTGTTGCTTCCTTTTCAAGGCAGTTACAAACTCATACCAACACTTTTGAATCCATTTATCCCAATTACACAGAAAAAACTTTAGGGCTCTATCAAATAAATATGTTTATATTGTAGGATAGTCATGCTTACATTGAGGACATAAAGTATAGTACCTTCAGAAACCAAATTCACAGGTAGAAGCATGACAATAGGCTGGCAATTTGAATTTAAGCGTGACAGTAGCATCCATGCTGGAAAAGTGGAAGGAAAATGCAGCATTTCCCTCAGCAGACTAGCATAACCACCTCCAAGCAAGCTTATACAGATGATTGTAGTGC is a window encoding:
- the LOC122665598 gene encoding separase-like, producing the protein MLHFPSTFPAWMLLSRLNSNCQPIVMLLPVNLVSEATLDDDALSNIRSMPECNNSSKTWHCPWDYTVVDDVAPAFKVILEGNYLSTISPPKDTQENRLLWWTRRRKLDSCLGQFLRDIEDMWLGPWKCLLLGERVDCKHLDSVLNKLMDDLKHKCEFDLHENLLRVILGGAGCVSETEACVSQLLLYNGYFGRGGCCGEEVPGSLSVTTAEFKNMPGLTRQLILEAAIEVEEECSGREPIILVLDSEVQMLPWESMPILRQQEVYRMPSVAGIYAILKTSDHREEQVQKVASPFPLIDPLDAFYLLNPSGDLIHTQADFEGWFRNQKFEGKVGMPPTTEELAMALKCHDLFIYFGHGSGTQYIPGNEIQKLDNCAATLLMGCSSGSISLMGCYAPEGAPIWYLLAGSPVIVANLWEVTDKDIDRFGKAMLDAWLQERSTSIGCSHCNLLVKEFGSMDISKSRSKAKKVSRKNLEEASSSKTCKNCSGPRPKIGSFMSQAREACTLPFLIGASPKLPKTVHSCMRNLPELYNPIFPANLVSPGNMYVLPDARCIPGHFVGKDGLILRNESLQLGRFELSEHALFPGDTVMLFFWGSEFI